From a region of the Daphnia pulicaria isolate SC F1-1A chromosome 1, SC_F0-13Bv2, whole genome shotgun sequence genome:
- the LOC124320541 gene encoding probable cytochrome P450 12a4, mitochondrial isoform X1 gives MTVQSRSQCSTAICTATAVTKRRNIMIASIALGRLNCRLGTTYQQLVNQHARIVQRSKASTTASPEVVLKNGDNAPKVVEDVEWSNAKSFDEMPGLRSVPVLGTSWAMLPVVGAGIPITRILELHKLQFEKHGCIWRDIIPGAPPIVSTTRPEDAEKVFRTEGKFPERPGFETLKAYREKRIEQFASAGILAGNGESWWKVRSKAQQPFLKTKNVNNYIPVLGQIAQEFIDRIRLIRQENNEMKPDFVNEMYRWALESVGVVGLNTRLGCLDPNLAPDSEAQKMISAANLSFSAINELEYGLPLWKYFSTPQLHSLYEAQDFFTDTALKYVQQTLEVMKHRTADSDEDPSILEEFFIRGMSLKDATGMVVDMLMAGIDTTSHTTSFLLYFLARNPEKQEKLRKEILSVLGPKGTVKEITPSDLNELHYLKACIKESLRMRPAVVGNTRIIDKGLVLSGYRVPKGTLVVFLHQLMAEMDEYFPNAQEFKPERWIKGDPEESHHHKYVVLPFGFGTRMCIGRRLAELEMWQLTTKILQNFKVEYHYEDIGCLSRVVNAPDQPLRFKFIDLN, from the exons ATGACAGTCCAAAGTAGGTCTCAGTGTTCCACTGCTATCTGCACCGCCACCGCAGTCACGAAACGTAG GAACATTATGATCGCAAGTATTGCCCTTGGTCGACTAAATTGTCGATTGGGGACGACTTATCAGCAGCTGGTGAATCAGCACGCGCGTATTGTCCAACGCAGCAAAGCCTCCACCACCGCTTCGCCCGAAGTGGTTTTGAAAAATGGCGATAACGCCCCGAAGGTGGTGGAAGATGTGGAATGGAGTAACGCAAAATCCTTTGATGAGATGCCCGGACTACGGTCGGTTCCAGTCTTGGGAACTAGTTGGGCCATGCTCCCCGTTGTAG GGGCTGGGATACCGATTACCCGCATATTGGAACTTCATAAACTGCAATTCGAAAAGCACGGTTGTATCTGGAGAGACATCATACCAGGAGCACCTCCTATAGTTTCCACCACAAGACCAGAGGACGCTGAAAa GGTGTTTCGTACAGAAGGGAAATTTCCAGAGCGCCCGGGGTTCGAAACATTGAAGGCTTATCGTGAAAAACGTATAGAGCAATTTGCTTCGGCCGGTATTTTGGCAGGCAACGGAGAATCATGGTGGAAAGTACGTTCCAAAGCCCAACAACCTTTTctcaaaacgaaaaacgtcaACAATTACATTCCTGTATTGGGACAAATTGCGCAAGAGTTTATCGACAG aattcGATTGATTCGACAAGAAAATAACGAGATGAAACCAGACTTTGTCAACGAAATGTACCGGTGGGCTTTAGAAT CTGTAGGAGTTGTTGGCTTAAACACTAGGCTGGGGTGCTTAGATCCTAATCTAGCTCCGGATTCAGAAGCACAAAAAATGATCAGCGCTGCTAATTTATCATTTTCTGCCATTAATGAGCTCGAATATGGTCTCCCACTATGGAAATACTTCTCCACACCACAGCTTCACAGCCTTTACGAAGCCCAAGACTTTTTCACAGA TACGGCTCTCAAGTATGTCCAGCAAACTCTAGAGGTAATGAAACATCGGACAGCTGATTCTGATGAAGATCCGAGCATTCTGG AGGAATTCTTCATTCGCGGAATGTCTCTCAAAGACGCTACTGGCATGGTAGTAGACATGTTGATGGCCGGAATCGACACT ACGTCCCACACAACGTCTTTCCTCCTATATTTCCTGGCAAGGAAtccagaaaaacaagaaaagttgCGAAAAGAAATACTTTCGGTCCTGGGACCCAAAGGCACGGTGAAGGAGATAACTCCCAGTGATTTAAACGAACTTCACTACCTAAAGGCCTGCATCAAGGAGAGTCTGCG AATGAGGCCTGCCGTCGTCGGGAACACCCGCATCATAGACAAGGGACTCGTTCTTTCCGGCTATCGTGTTCCTAAAGGG ACTCTGGTGGTGTTCCTACATCAGTTGATGGCAGAAATGGATGAGTATTTTCCAAATGCTCAAGAATTTAAACCAGAACGTTGGATCAAGGGAGATCCAGAAGAGAGCCATCACCACAAATACGTGGTACTTCCGTTCGGTTTCGGAACGCGAATGTGTATCGGCCGACGACTAGCCGAACTCGAAATGTGGCAACTAACGACTAAA attttacaaaattttaaagtcgAATACCATTACGAAGATATTGGATGCCTCTCGAGGGTAGTCAACGCACCTGACCAGCCACTacgattcaaattcattgactTGAACTAA
- the LOC124320541 gene encoding probable cytochrome P450 301a1, mitochondrial isoform X2 — MIASIALGRLNCRLGTTYQQLVNQHARIVQRSKASTTASPEVVLKNGDNAPKVVEDVEWSNAKSFDEMPGLRSVPVLGTSWAMLPVVGAGIPITRILELHKLQFEKHGCIWRDIIPGAPPIVSTTRPEDAEKVFRTEGKFPERPGFETLKAYREKRIEQFASAGILAGNGESWWKVRSKAQQPFLKTKNVNNYIPVLGQIAQEFIDRIRLIRQENNEMKPDFVNEMYRWALESVGVVGLNTRLGCLDPNLAPDSEAQKMISAANLSFSAINELEYGLPLWKYFSTPQLHSLYEAQDFFTDTALKYVQQTLEVMKHRTADSDEDPSILEEFFIRGMSLKDATGMVVDMLMAGIDTTSHTTSFLLYFLARNPEKQEKLRKEILSVLGPKGTVKEITPSDLNELHYLKACIKESLRMRPAVVGNTRIIDKGLVLSGYRVPKGTLVVFLHQLMAEMDEYFPNAQEFKPERWIKGDPEESHHHKYVVLPFGFGTRMCIGRRLAELEMWQLTTKILQNFKVEYHYEDIGCLSRVVNAPDQPLRFKFIDLN, encoded by the exons ATGATCGCAAGTATTGCCCTTGGTCGACTAAATTGTCGATTGGGGACGACTTATCAGCAGCTGGTGAATCAGCACGCGCGTATTGTCCAACGCAGCAAAGCCTCCACCACCGCTTCGCCCGAAGTGGTTTTGAAAAATGGCGATAACGCCCCGAAGGTGGTGGAAGATGTGGAATGGAGTAACGCAAAATCCTTTGATGAGATGCCCGGACTACGGTCGGTTCCAGTCTTGGGAACTAGTTGGGCCATGCTCCCCGTTGTAG GGGCTGGGATACCGATTACCCGCATATTGGAACTTCATAAACTGCAATTCGAAAAGCACGGTTGTATCTGGAGAGACATCATACCAGGAGCACCTCCTATAGTTTCCACCACAAGACCAGAGGACGCTGAAAa GGTGTTTCGTACAGAAGGGAAATTTCCAGAGCGCCCGGGGTTCGAAACATTGAAGGCTTATCGTGAAAAACGTATAGAGCAATTTGCTTCGGCCGGTATTTTGGCAGGCAACGGAGAATCATGGTGGAAAGTACGTTCCAAAGCCCAACAACCTTTTctcaaaacgaaaaacgtcaACAATTACATTCCTGTATTGGGACAAATTGCGCAAGAGTTTATCGACAG aattcGATTGATTCGACAAGAAAATAACGAGATGAAACCAGACTTTGTCAACGAAATGTACCGGTGGGCTTTAGAAT CTGTAGGAGTTGTTGGCTTAAACACTAGGCTGGGGTGCTTAGATCCTAATCTAGCTCCGGATTCAGAAGCACAAAAAATGATCAGCGCTGCTAATTTATCATTTTCTGCCATTAATGAGCTCGAATATGGTCTCCCACTATGGAAATACTTCTCCACACCACAGCTTCACAGCCTTTACGAAGCCCAAGACTTTTTCACAGA TACGGCTCTCAAGTATGTCCAGCAAACTCTAGAGGTAATGAAACATCGGACAGCTGATTCTGATGAAGATCCGAGCATTCTGG AGGAATTCTTCATTCGCGGAATGTCTCTCAAAGACGCTACTGGCATGGTAGTAGACATGTTGATGGCCGGAATCGACACT ACGTCCCACACAACGTCTTTCCTCCTATATTTCCTGGCAAGGAAtccagaaaaacaagaaaagttgCGAAAAGAAATACTTTCGGTCCTGGGACCCAAAGGCACGGTGAAGGAGATAACTCCCAGTGATTTAAACGAACTTCACTACCTAAAGGCCTGCATCAAGGAGAGTCTGCG AATGAGGCCTGCCGTCGTCGGGAACACCCGCATCATAGACAAGGGACTCGTTCTTTCCGGCTATCGTGTTCCTAAAGGG ACTCTGGTGGTGTTCCTACATCAGTTGATGGCAGAAATGGATGAGTATTTTCCAAATGCTCAAGAATTTAAACCAGAACGTTGGATCAAGGGAGATCCAGAAGAGAGCCATCACCACAAATACGTGGTACTTCCGTTCGGTTTCGGAACGCGAATGTGTATCGGCCGACGACTAGCCGAACTCGAAATGTGGCAACTAACGACTAAA attttacaaaattttaaagtcgAATACCATTACGAAGATATTGGATGCCTCTCGAGGGTAGTCAACGCACCTGACCAGCCACTacgattcaaattcattgactTGAACTAA
- the LOC124320550 gene encoding threonine synthase-like 2, translating to MKYRSTRSSSGTSDLFSFEEVLCSPGYAKDGGLYVCDHIPTITKNEFHSWKDLKYPGIVQKILRLFTSEDELTDREIEGVVGSAFKDFEYPEKVIHLEKLDEKMYIAELFQGPTLSFKDLSIAVLAKLLEIFLKKKKGQEKRVKILVGTAGDTGPASAHSVANLERVDLVLLYPLNRVSKIQELQMLTVKAPNVHICAVEGSSDDGDEPIKECFQDQHFSAANSLCSFNSIQWGRVLLQTAHYAYIYLQCCPNIGDEICIVVPTGAAGNLAAGSLAREMGFPIKLVATVNSNDILARSFQNGDYSPVPDVAASLAPSMDIQAPYNIERVLYFATHGDALAVRNVMQDFEQSGKVTLSAEILAAIQDVIVESVSVSDSDIVQAMQLCHSKYNYVICPHTATAVSYCFNVEQREEKVFVCLATASPAKFPEACEAAGLYKSTHHRVERLKLDTENATPRHVFLKGHDWTSQLKEIILKI from the exons atgaaatacagGAGCACTAGATCTTCAAGTGGTACTAGTGATCTCTTTTCATTTGAAGAAGTTTTATGCTCACCAG gTTATGCCAAAGATGGAGGACTTTATGTGTGTGATCATAttccaacaataacaaaaaatgaatttcattcTTGGAAAGACTTGAAATACCCTGGCATTGTGCAAAAAATACTTAGACTGTTCACTTCAGAAGATGAGCTTACAGATAGAGAAATTGAAG GAGTCGTTGGTTCAGCGTTCAAAGATTTCGAATATCCCGAGAAGGTTATACACCTTGAAAAGTTAGATGAAAAAATGTATATTGCTGAGCTCTTTCAAGGACCCACCTTGTCATTTAAAGATTTATCTATAGCTGTACTTGCCAAACTTTTGGAAATTTTCTTGAAGAAAAAG AAGGGTCAAGAAAAACGCGTTAAAATTTTGGTAGGGACTGCTGGCGATACCGGTCCCGCTTCCGCTCACAGTGTCGCCAACCTAGAAAGAGTAGACTTGGTCTTACTATATCCTTTGAATCGGGTATCGAAAATCCAAGAGCTCCAAATGCTGACTGTCAAAGCGCCAAACGTACACATTTGTGCGG ttgaggGAAGTTCCGACGATGGGGACGAACCCATCAAAGAATGTTTCCAAGACCAGCACTTCTCAGCGGCTAACAGTCTTTGCTCTTTCAACAGCATACAATGGGGCCGAGTTCTCCTTCAAACCGCTCACTATGCTTACATATACCTCCAGTGCTGTCCCAACATTGGCGATGAGATTTGCATCGTTGTACCAACTGGAGCGGCCGGAAATTTGGCCG ctggATCCCTTGCTCGTGAAATGGGTTTCCCGATCAAGCTGGTCGCCACGGTAAATTCCAATGATATTTTAGCACGATCATTTCAAAATGGAGATTATAGTCCGGTGCCTGACGTGGCCGCTTCCTTAGCACCATCGATGGATATTCAA GCTCCTTACAATATTGAAAGAGTGTTGTATTTTGCAACTCACGGCGATGCGCTAGCCGTTCGAAATGTCATGCAGGATTTTGAACAAAGCGGAAAGGTGACACTTTCAGCGGAGATTTTGGCCGCAATCCAGGATGTTATAGTAGAGTCTGTGTCCGTGAGTGATAGCGACATCGTTCAGGCCATGCAGCTTTGCCATAGCAAATACAATTATGTTATTTGTCCCCACACTGCAACTGCTGTCTCCTACTGTTTCAACGTAGAGCAACG GGAAGAAAAGGTATTCGTTTGTCTAGCTACGGCATCACCGGCAAAATTTCCCGAGGCCTGTGAAGCGGCAGGATTGTACAAGTCGACACACCATAGAGTGGAGAGATTAAAACTGGATACCGAAAATGCCACGCCCCGACACGTCTTCTTAAAGGGCCACGACTGGACAAGtcaattaaaagaaatcatcCTCAAGATTTAg